The bacterium genome has a segment encoding these proteins:
- the rpsD gene encoding 30S ribosomal protein S4: MARYRGSVCRLCRREGTKLFLKGDRCYSERCSVDRRAYPPGQHGQGRPRFSDYGVQLREKQKVKRMYGLLEKQFAATVYKATQMKGRAGENLLGLLERRLDNVVFRMGFATSRAEARQLVKHGHFLVNGRKTTTPSFLVKPGMKIVVREKSREVARVVGALETLESRAVPGWLEIEKEQFVGTVTALPQREDITLPIEEQLIVELYSRY, from the coding sequence ATGGCAAGGTATCGAGGTTCAGTTTGCAGGCTGTGTCGCCGCGAGGGGACGAAGCTCTTCTTGAAGGGCGATCGCTGCTATAGCGAGCGCTGCTCCGTGGATCGGCGGGCCTATCCGCCCGGTCAGCACGGCCAGGGCCGGCCGCGTTTCTCGGATTACGGCGTTCAGCTGCGCGAGAAGCAGAAGGTGAAGCGGATGTATGGGCTGCTCGAAAAGCAGTTTGCTGCGACCGTTTACAAGGCCACCCAGATGAAGGGCAGGGCGGGTGAGAACCTGCTCGGGCTTCTGGAGCGACGCCTGGACAACGTGGTCTTCCGCATGGGTTTTGCCACGTCGCGGGCCGAAGCGCGCCAACTCGTGAAGCATGGCCACTTCCTCGTGAACGGGCGGAAGACGACGACGCCTTCCTTCCTCGTGAAGCCGGGGATGAAGATCGTCGTACGGGAGAAATCCCGAGAGGTCGCCCGGGTCGTGGGCGCTCTCGAGACCCTCGAGAGCCGCGCGGTTCCCGGGTGGCTCGAAATCGAGAAAGAACAATTCGTGGGCACGGTGACGGCGCTTCCGCAGCGTGAGGACATCACGCTTCCGATCGAAGAGCAGCTGATCGTCGAGCTCTACTCGCGCTACTAG